The following coding sequences lie in one Chryseobacterium arthrosphaerae genomic window:
- a CDS encoding DUF5687 family protein, translating into MFLKFLRLEIKSFFRGSSLGINLAMKIFRFIGILYFMGCLVGGAFLVFFYVQEELHQDPLKLVSKFMIVAWIIDLVLKYLWQEIPTQNIKPFLTLNIRKNTLVNYMLIKTFLSAFSWLSSLFFITFSAIALFNGYSIAGVLVWLIGIISLLYLNNFINIFFNGKEILATVVGICFLGIGALAYYSIVPVLYYSESVFYSFYDKPYYALIPVALFVGLWALCFRYLRKEFYLDQGLEAKKTVGKTENIAFLNKYGAIGTFINNDIKMLKRNKVTKGILLGSFMFLFYGLLMLTSSLYKTPAMIMVMGLFVTGGFQFLFGQRVPAFDSSYYPLMMTLNVPYKEYLKAKWWLMNIITGVSMIIALFYTYFGWELYITFLAAGIYNIGVNSQFTLWSGAFNKTQIDLNSKEKRVGQKGSFNMVALLLLIPKMILPMGVFALAKYFFGITAGVVSIAVIGLAGFLLREKIFDIIVKHYKKEKYSTLDAFKNKE; encoded by the coding sequence ATGTTTCTGAAGTTCCTCAGGCTTGAAATCAAAAGCTTTTTCCGTGGCAGCTCTTTAGGGATCAATCTCGCCATGAAAATTTTCCGTTTTATAGGAATTCTTTATTTCATGGGATGTCTTGTAGGTGGTGCTTTTCTTGTTTTTTTCTATGTACAGGAAGAATTGCATCAGGATCCTTTGAAGCTGGTATCAAAATTCATGATCGTGGCCTGGATTATTGATCTTGTGCTGAAATACCTCTGGCAGGAAATCCCCACACAGAATATAAAACCATTTCTTACGCTGAATATCAGAAAAAATACGCTGGTCAATTATATGCTGATCAAAACTTTTCTTTCAGCATTCAGCTGGCTCAGTTCACTTTTCTTTATTACCTTTTCTGCCATTGCATTATTCAACGGATATAGCATTGCTGGCGTATTGGTGTGGCTGATCGGAATTATCTCGCTGCTTTACCTGAATAACTTTATCAATATTTTCTTTAACGGGAAAGAAATTCTGGCCACTGTAGTCGGAATATGCTTTTTGGGCATCGGAGCCCTGGCTTATTACAGTATTGTTCCCGTTCTGTATTATTCCGAATCCGTTTTCTATAGCTTTTATGATAAGCCTTATTATGCTTTGATTCCGGTTGCTTTATTTGTCGGCTTATGGGCTTTGTGTTTCAGGTATCTCCGGAAAGAATTCTACCTGGATCAGGGGCTTGAAGCCAAAAAAACCGTAGGGAAAACAGAAAATATTGCTTTTTTAAATAAGTATGGCGCTATTGGGACATTTATCAACAATGATATTAAAATGTTGAAACGTAATAAAGTGACAAAAGGCATTTTGCTGGGGAGTTTTATGTTTCTGTTTTACGGACTTTTAATGCTCACATCATCACTGTATAAAACACCGGCCATGATTATGGTGATGGGACTTTTTGTAACGGGAGGATTTCAGTTTTTATTCGGACAGAGAGTTCCGGCCTTCGATAGTTCCTATTATCCGCTGATGATGACGCTGAATGTCCCCTACAAAGAATATCTGAAGGCCAAATGGTGGCTGATGAATATCATAACAGGGGTTTCCATGATCATTGCCCTGTTCTATACTTACTTTGGCTGGGAATTGTATATTACCTTCCTGGCGGCAGGAATATATAATATCGGAGTAAATTCTCAATTTACATTATGGTCGGGAGCATTCAATAAAACCCAGATCGATCTTAATTCAAAAGAAAAAAGAGTCGGTCAGAAGGGAAGTTTCAATATGGTTGCCTTGCTTCTGCTTATTCCCAAAATGATACTCCCGATGGGTGTTTTTGCTTTGGCAAAGTATTTCTTCGGAATTACAGCAGGGGTGGTGAGTATTGCGGTTATAGGACTTGCAGGTTTTTTATTGAGAGAAAAGATCTTCGATATTATCGTCAAACATTATAAAAAAGAAAAATACAGCACATTGGATGCTTTTAAAAATAAAGAATAA